aatattcttattccattaaaatggattattaaataatttaaagactGATTACTACAGTTTTTTTTCCTAAATTAATGTCTCTACTTTTTTATGCTTTGTACTGTTTTGATAACTTATTGTTTTACTTATCAGTTATCAcatacttatatttataaaaaatatttatctactAACTAgaaataattagtttttatgaaaatattatatttaatttcagagaaatatatttaaatctttaaattattaaaaaatatttatacattttcattttttttttgataattggggagggggagcgtttgtgggagaaagcgaacccacgacctagcaattTATTAccagcgcttatatcatttttatttagattaCTGGACTAAGAATAAATTTaggaacaaaattaaattttatttagatcaATAAAGTCTGTAGCGGACATTATTATTTAACGAGAGGGGAAAACGGTCATAATTTTAAATCTAGGGgagaagtattttatttttaaaaatgattatatGAAGTAGTGATTATCCAAAAAATAAATGCTGAATTAAAGTTCAGcaattattttgatttcaaataaaaaaaaactgaatttaaTTTATGATCTTTTTCTgataaaagataataaaaaaaattaagagctgcttttttcaatttttttttatatttttaaataacataCAAACATCTCTTACCATTAAACATATGTAGGTAAAAgacattgatagaaatataTGTGCACTTAATTTCTCGAGtcactaaattatttttatttttatttttattttgataattaaattttaattatttttaataactaaactttttatttactttatcatagagtatatatttttaatatattttggtaactaaaaatatttcttgttaaaataaaaataaaatttaatcataaaaaataattaaaatttaatcaccaaaataaaatatttcaaaaatgtaATGATTATCAAATCAATTATCCAAAATATAAACAACATGGGTTCAATAGCAAGAGCCATTTATATAAAAGTACTACAATACAATCTTTTTGCACACATAAAATTTGTCATAAGAAATCAATAACTGAATTTAAAGGTACCATAGCactaaattttttcttttgatcaATATCACTAAATTATTCATTGATTCTTCTAAAATTGAACATCCTTATAATCCAAAAACACAACCTTCAGccaaatcaataaattaaactTGCCCTTCATTAGTTTTCAGGATTGTAATTGATCACACATGTTTGTGAACATTCATCCACACAGCCTTCCACTTCATCCAAatctgaaaagaaaaaataaattaattagaaaataataataaaatcaaataccAATTATCACAATATTTAATctcttataataaaaatatatgctcAGGGACTGAAGCAAGGGGTAGGATGAACGATCGTCTATCAACCGTAGTCTTCAATTATCTTTCTATTCTTGTCAATCTTATTTTAACCAATGCTCGattattaaactattaatttaaGGAACGAAAAGAGAGAACGCTTACGAGAATCGTCTTTAGAGATGAGGTTGGAGCACTTGGAAGTAGCACAGCCAAAAGTACAAAATTGGTGAGGTGATTGAGTGTATTTTTCAAGAGGATGAATAATACACTTAGCTAGACATTTAGTTGGGCAAGTATGTTCCCATGGAGGAATAGCACAATCAATTAAACATGTTTTCATGCAATTCTTAAAATCCTTAAACCAAGCATTGGACTGCCCAGCAAGCATCCCAATCACCACAATCATCAAAACAACAGACAAATTTTTTCTCTCCAttatcaattaataataataattataccAATGATAAAGATAATTAAATTGCTAGTTTTTAAATTCTTGGTACTAAAATTTGGGTTTGTAGTGGTGTTTATATAGCACCATGAACTAGCAGGCATTTAATTCAGTGGAAAGAATAAAAATGAGAGTTGTTATTTATGCCATTTATAGATAATATTTACCAAATACAGGAAAACATACCAAAATTGTACTGATAGACTAAATGTGATAATTTATATTAGGAGATAATTTCTTAACAAAAATTCCTTCAATCATGTCAACCATGTACAAAGTAATTATAATTAGAGGTAATTATTTCTTATCCCTGATCAGATTTGACTTATTACACTAGTTAGAccatatcatttaaaaaaatcactaatGTATTCCTTAATATCAATATTAGTAAACATAATTccgttaaatttttaattagttgatcGTTACTTTaaaaactaatatatatatatatatatatatatatatatatatatatatatatatatatatatatatatatatatatatatatatatatatatatatatatatatatatatattgtgaaCTTCTTGAGGTTTGACATATATTATACATTTTACCACCATCTATATTATTAGcacatttgaatttttcaaatttcatatgataaaataaaatactaatagttaagaaaaagaattatcttattattttatcatttattttatatttttaatagtatttagtatgtcgtgttttaatttatttctaaaaagaaTATATGTAACTACTGATAAGTATGTATTAATGGCATTAACATATTTACATctttttataagaaaatatataaatgagaaaaattataatatatataatatggaaagtattttttttaataaaacaaaaatgaaaaagagatacgaataagataattttaaaaacaaaaaatatattttttaataaatatatgttatttttattttttattttgataaaaggacattttattatattatttaaatgtcAAAGTTTGATTAGTGTAATATATCAAACATCAAGGTGTTTAcaatataacttttttattacAGAATTATTAGAAGTTGAGGATTTTCTTAGGTcatgattgaaaaaaaattctaaagatAGGAAATTTCGAGTGATTAGGACTTTATCGTTTAACTTTGATCATGCATGGATCACATTTTTCTACTTAATCATATTCCATTATTGGCATTTGTAATTGTCTATCATGATTTTCTTGATTCTCTACATATCTTTTATATACAGTAATAATGAGTATTTGCATATTTTCCTCCCATGAATTAGCAAAGAGTTTATTTTTAACGTCTTTGATTTGAGAGAAATACCTAAATTGCCAACAAGCTTTTAGACTACCGTCACTACAACAAAAATAGTCTATTGTGACATTTAACAAATATTACTTAATACTAAAACAATGTAACTTAAAGTTTATACCAACATTTTAtacaaatgttattaaaatgttacattAGTCGGTGTCGTTATGTATTTAAACAACATTTAATACAAATGTTGGTAGCCACTTTTAAtaacatttaatatatttattttatttcaggttaaatagttaatattttaaCTATTCAATTGTTTCATAAGATTCGAAtaagtttattatttataaatgttagtaTTACTAATTCATTTGCAATCATTAATTAGCAAGAGAAAATTTAGAAGGAAAActggaaaaataattaattaaattttagtagtTTATTACTTAAAATAGTTTTTGTATTTGTAACTCTTTTTAAGTACTAgagtaactaattttttttatatacatttCTACTAtcatttttctattaaaaaatattttttgtgatttaattcaGTTAAATAAAAGTcgacttttaattaatttcttattaCATCAGCGTGTTAATTTAGTAAGTATTTAttggttttttttaaatggGTATTTATTGGTCAAAGACATATATTTTGATGATAATAAAACCCTAAATAAAATACTCACTAAATGTAAGCACATTTGGATAAATGCAAGGGCAAATATAGAATTAATTGCAtgtgacgtgtcataatataataTACTTAGTCCACAGATGGCGTGTTgtactgagtctacctaaaaatttctcctttAAACTAACATAATTAACCCCGCTAACCCTATTTTTGTGACAAGGCATAGGAGGAAATTATGGCAAAACATTCCTtataggaaaaaaattaaaatattcctAATTTGAGGAGGAAATAATAAATATCGTCCTTGCCGAATTATGGAAGATAATattggattgggattccctcaagttcatttgaatttGAGGGGGTCATCTTCACGATCTACActgttcattataaaatgaacggtgtagattaatttgattaaaattatgcttttttgatctacactgttcattttataatgaacggtgtagatcgtgaacatgaccccctcaaattCATTGAATTTGAGGGAATCTCAATCCGATAATATTAAATAGTTTTAAGGCGTAATGGCGAAAAAAGACAACCTTTATGACTTtctataattaaatcaatttttttaatttttataataatagttaaattatatttttttattgtaataatagtcaaatttgattttttttaaagtttaaccaccaattaaattattattgcaacaaaaaatacaatttggctattattataaaaattaaaaaaagttaatttaaagtgtaaaaaatcataaaaatctgACTTTTTTCCACGCCTAGTTTTAAACCAGCGTCTGTTAAATTAGGGCAACCAAAGCTGCTGGAGAAACCTAATGCAGCCATGCTATGGGCTGCAATCAATCACGGTAAACATGGCCGATGCAGATCACCCAATTCAAGCTAAGCATCGTTTGAATTTCCTTAACCATCCagcgatttttttttaaaggagTTATGACATTTCTTGCCAATTCGATAACAATTTATGTTATGGATAACGTGTAGCGCGCATTccatttgatttaaaattttattttgaaatatttcagaatattttatttttgggacgatgacaaaagtacctaaaattttaaaaatatttacaaaagtacctgtaaactttttttatttacaaaaatacgactgatttaaaattaattacaaaagtatcaaaaaataaaaattaattacaaaagtacgatttgtataatgtcggtataattatggtataattttggaatattaaaactataaatcagataatttaaaaataatatttggtttattattggtataatttcagtatatttttggtatattgattataaatttttatatatattttctagttgataacatgtattttttttatgtgtatttttcactatagttggtaatgaactataaaatttgtatactcttggtatactgattgtataattttggtatattattaatttaattttcagtatacgatttgatgtaattttggtaaatttttatttaatattaacaaaatctcagtatgtataatgttggtataattttggtacaatgttgatataatgttagtttattagtatactaatattatacccacagtatacaccgtatgtttgatattattttttatttttttgtacttttgtaaatattattaatatttttgtaaatggaaaaagtcaacatatacttttgtaattattttcattttttttggtaaatggtgtaatttcctctttatttttttattagctgATTAGGATCAATACTTCTATTTTTACAGCAAAATTCTAAGGTAGACTCAGCTCATCACATCATCTGTGGACTAAACTTATCACATAATGActatcattaaaatgatggcaatcttataaattcgtctattacttatttacacaaaGTAATagacgaatttacaagattgccatcattttaatgacgtgtcattatgtgataagATTAGTCTATGGATGACGTGTTTGACTGAATTTACCTAATAATTTCTCATTtccatataaaaatttgaatttaatatgtaaaaaattgaattagatACTTTGCGCCGtcgataaattttaatcaatcaaaagaTATTATGTAAAAAAGTTTGGCctatttattgtattttaaaacCATAAACAAAGAGATAATAGCTGAAAAAGATATGAGAAAATAGTAACAGATAGCTAGgtattttttttagagaaaagcCAGTTTGATTCATCTGTTTTTTGTAGCTGATAGACTATACTTGTTTggtgaaatttaattaattattactgTTTATATGTAAAGTGGTCTTAAAgggtataatttttatttttatttattatattataaatagatgatattatattatatataataaaaataattaaagttacttttttttatataaaacaatgtttaatttaaaaaaaaaattatataatttttttaataaatttacgatttgtttaaaatattattgaattatagctattctaatataaataaaatcatatatataatttataataattagaatatttaaaaataatttattttagtagggataatttttgaaaagtaaaagaTAAAAGCTACACCGGAAAGTTGAACAAAACAAACtactaaaaaaacttaaatttttaactataaaaataatttttaaaaaatagacataaatagcaatttaagtacTATTATTCACTTTGCAAAATTATTGACTTTAATTTACGGATATATTAAATAGAATGATCAAATTGTGGGTATgcaaaaagttattttcttataagtATATCAAACTCATGCAACTTACATAAAACATCAAATTTGAGAGAAGACAATTCTTGGATTATtggaataataattattttagtgaAACATTGTTACATAGCAAAGTAATCACTAATTGGGTTTCATGTCATGGACACAATCGTTTTATTAAAAACTATATAACTGGGTAGTTTCGATTGTGCTATACACTTATTAtttctttagtaatttaaagtAGACATCTTAATTACAATAGAAATCTTGATTCCAAGTGTATGCGGACTAATCAATTAGAACCAGTCACACATGATTGTGAACAGCCACCCACACATCCTTCAACTTCATCCAAATCTGCAAAACATAAACAGTGATAATTGATAAACAGCCATCGGTCAGTGAACTACTGCGagtgaatttttattattatagaaCTAACAATATCCAATGGCCACTAATAATAAAAATGCGCCTCTtgaccaaattttttaataattttgagaatttgtaaacaaaaaattaactgacatattatttaagttttagttcattgataataaattattgAGACACTTACGATAATTGTCTGCAGAGATGAGACCGGAGCACTCGGAGGTGGCGCAGCCAGCGGTGCAAAACTGGTGGGTGCTTTGCGGGCCGATTGCAGCTGGGTTAATGATGCACTTTCCAAAGCATAAACCGGGGCAGGCCGGTGTCCATGGCGGAAGGACACATAAGAATAAACATTTCTTCATGCATTTCTTGAAACCATGGCGAAATAATTTAAAGCCGTTGGATTGCTCAACAAGCATCCCACTAATCACCACACATAACAACATAAATGACAAAGTTTTTCTCTCCATGGTAATGTATTTGCTACTAATCAAGATTATAGTTTGCTAATTGCCTCTCTTCTTGTCTTTAAATTGGGTTTCTTGTGGTGTTTTTATAGTTGTTGGGCATGTAAAGCTCTAATTAATATATGCATACTTGTAGTCTAGTTCCAATGTTGGCACAATATTATCCATTTACAGAAAGTGGCCTTAATTATTGGACTGTAATTATTCGCAAAAGAGCTAAATAAGTAAATAGCAATCAgccatatataatataatatggGTTAAAAATATTTGAGTGGTGCTTAAACTCTAACTATGATATCGATTTAAATTAATactttgatttaaatttatttatttattaggcttaatatgtttttttactCCGGAATTTGTACCCATTCATCACCTTTAATTTTTCAGTTTAAACTTTTTGACATCTCaacttataaattttacttGTTTAATCTTTGAAAATGTAAATGACATACATGGAAAAAAATACTACTGAGCTTCCAGAAGGATGAAATGGATTAAAATGGAAGATAGAAGGGTCAAATTGGTGAACGAAAAAAACtcatttaaaaaacaaaacttataatttttttaacaaaaaactCATGAgtataaaaaacattaaaatcaaattcttttaattaaaacacgATTGACAAGATATTACTATTTgtagtttaaaaattatatgttaagtgttttatttttaaagttgattttaattttttatatatgaatataaaaatgaattaaaatttataagagttttgatttttctgtatttcatattttaataattttttttcttttttaaaatggtaaaaaggttaatttttcaaaattttaaaaataatttattttaaaaattaaaaatttacttattATATATAGAATAGagcattatttttcttaataacaaactatattatataaaacattaaaattggaATGTCAAAAAGATTAAACTGAAAGATGAGGTCAAATGAGTAAAATATTTAAGTTCAGGGATCAAACAATATTTTAACTGTATAACCCATCAATTCATTTTCAAGAGTCAAGATATATTGACGTGTCTTTTTTAGTTTGAACCGAACGTTTGTTTCAGCTGGACAAGAAGAGTCAAGCAATTATAAAACgacaattttaaatgttaagtaaATAAAGTTTATAGGTTGGGATGTTAAAAAAgctaaaccaaaaaataaagagttagataaataaataagtacAAGTTTAAGGATCAAACAATACGATAAGTTATTTTTTGatgccatttttttaatttttatttcacttgaaaatatcttattctttttttatctaattaaattGATGTAATAATCTGTTATAACTTTTGTtcttaaaaatatcttttttttatctaactAAATTGATATGATAACttgttaaaatatatattcagAATATATTGCCACatcaaatgatattttaatatattttttgaagtaGCTTCTAGCATGAAAATTGATAAGGTAATAGAGtctaaaaatatgttttacCGGTTTAAATCAATTTGGTTGTCTGAAATGAAGATTAGATCTGAGATACTAAAAAGATATGCATGATTACCGCACTTCAAATTAATATAGATAGACTAATTTGCCCTTTAACTGAACCTTGATCCCAGATTTTATCAGTTTTCTTTAGCCTCATTAAATAACACTCCTTTTTGATGGGgctttagtattttattttgaataaaaattagcTGAGAAAAACAAAGCCATTTGATATAGagtaatatcaaaatataattattagaaAAGCATTTGTTGATTTCAATTGTAGATAAAAATTCATCCAATTATTTTAAAGGTTTAcccccttaaaaacccctcaccttttacccccaattcgtttgcaccctcacgttgcaaaaccaccaaatatacccaaattacggcctttcactttcaattgcaccctcaagcattaagttgatctcttttcacttggaaaaataggtttatttttgttttatataa
This window of the Mercurialis annua linkage group LG5, ddMerAnnu1.2, whole genome shotgun sequence genome carries:
- the LOC126681425 gene encoding thionin-like protein 2, which encodes MERKNLSVVLMIVVIGMLAGQSNAWFKDFKNCMKTCLIDCAIPPWEHTCPTKCLAKCIIHPLEKYTQSPHQFCTFGCATSKCSNLISKDDSHLDEVEGCVDECSQTCVINYNPEN
- the LOC126681426 gene encoding thionin-like protein 2, giving the protein MLLCVVISGMLVEQSNGFKLFRHGFKKCMKKCLFLCVLPPWTPACPGLCFGKCIINPAAIGPQSTHQFCTAGCATSECSGLISADNYHLDEVEGCVGGCSQSCVTGSN